A single window of Treponema denticola ATCC 35405 DNA harbors:
- a CDS encoding zinc-dependent alcohol dehydrogenase — MSIKIRTAAVTGPHKVEILELNTPDLRSGEVLVKVHAVALCTLEQRIFRGEIPMPLPCTGGHEVSGEVVALGDGVNTKKWSAGDRVAVRLLYNCGECHYCHSGHNNLCERAQKKPVRENLLVGPGGLCDYIIVNTSALFPISDELSYEEACLTEPLACCVHSIERANLQLGEDVVVIGGGIMGQYHIMLAKCRGCRVILSEVDPERCKLGKQLGADIVFNPLEHDPVTFIQSLTNGRGADAVFNTTPIPGVVPQAIAMTGKCGRMIQYSSMHPDSPTPVSPQMLHGSEIVLTGAISPDERNFYTANRLLSTGIINCKPLIAKKFPFEEAQKAFEAAIVPGTFRMIITD; from the coding sequence ATGTCGATAAAAATAAGGACTGCAGCAGTTACAGGCCCGCATAAAGTCGAAATCCTAGAGCTGAACACGCCTGATCTTAGAAGCGGTGAGGTGCTTGTCAAAGTTCATGCAGTTGCTCTTTGTACATTGGAGCAGCGAATTTTTCGGGGTGAAATTCCCATGCCCCTGCCTTGTACCGGAGGTCATGAGGTTTCAGGCGAAGTAGTTGCCCTTGGTGATGGGGTAAATACGAAAAAATGGTCTGCAGGGGATAGGGTGGCTGTGCGCTTGCTTTATAATTGCGGTGAGTGTCATTATTGTCATAGCGGACATAATAATTTATGCGAACGCGCACAAAAAAAACCTGTAAGAGAAAATTTATTGGTAGGCCCCGGAGGCTTATGTGATTATATCATTGTTAATACTTCTGCTCTTTTTCCAATTTCAGACGAGCTCAGCTACGAGGAAGCATGTCTTACAGAACCATTGGCCTGCTGTGTACACAGTATTGAAAGAGCAAATTTACAGTTGGGCGAAGATGTAGTTGTAATAGGAGGTGGTATTATGGGGCAATATCATATAATGTTAGCCAAGTGCCGCGGTTGTCGAGTTATTTTAAGTGAAGTTGATCCGGAAAGATGCAAACTGGGAAAACAGCTGGGGGCGGATATAGTCTTTAATCCTTTGGAGCATGACCCTGTTACATTTATACAAAGTTTAACAAATGGACGAGGAGCAGATGCAGTATTTAATACAACACCTATTCCTGGAGTTGTTCCTCAAGCAATCGCAATGACCGGTAAATGCGGAAGGATGATCCAATACAGTTCAATGCATCCTGATTCTCCCACACCTGTTAGTCCTCAAATGCTGCATGGTAGTGAGATTGTGTTAACGGGAGCAATTAGTCCTGATGAAAGAAATTTTTATACTGCAAACAGATTATTATCTACAGGTATCATTAATTGTAAACCTTTGATTGCTAAAAAATTTCCTTTTGAGGAGGCTCAAAAAGCTTTCGAAGCAGCTATTGTTCCGGGCACATTTCGTATGATTATTACAGATTAA
- a CDS encoding class I fructose-bisphosphate aldolase, producing MKRRMNNIFRSDGKAFVLALDHAAMMPSPDLHDAGHVIREAVSGGADAFLTTYGMIKNFQKEFGNTGLIMRADGGISSLRKPMDRLDLLYSAEDAVRVGADAMLCMGYPGSTDNEHSLKYLAKLCADGEKFGLPIGAEMLPFGFEKHEGIDTRSIDNIKFACRQGAELGADFVKTEFVGKDDFIGVTESCFAPILVLGGSKAKFEEEIFLDIKSALEAGAKGIIMGRNIYRHSNIARFCEAISIVIHDNASVAEALSILK from the coding sequence ATGAAGCGAAGGATGAACAACATTTTTCGTAGTGACGGAAAGGCTTTTGTGCTTGCTTTAGACCATGCAGCAATGATGCCGTCTCCGGATTTACATGATGCCGGCCATGTGATACGGGAAGCAGTATCCGGAGGGGCTGATGCCTTTTTGACGACTTATGGTATGATAAAAAATTTCCAAAAAGAATTTGGAAATACCGGTCTTATCATGAGGGCGGATGGAGGTATCTCTTCATTACGAAAGCCTATGGATCGGCTGGACCTATTGTATTCGGCAGAAGATGCTGTAAGAGTTGGAGCTGATGCTATGCTATGTATGGGTTATCCTGGCTCGACGGATAATGAGCATAGCCTTAAATATCTTGCAAAACTTTGTGCAGATGGAGAAAAATTCGGTCTGCCCATAGGAGCTGAAATGCTTCCGTTTGGATTTGAAAAACATGAAGGCATTGATACCCGCTCAATCGACAATATAAAATTCGCCTGCCGTCAAGGAGCTGAACTTGGAGCCGATTTTGTCAAAACCGAGTTTGTAGGCAAGGATGATTTTATTGGAGTTACTGAAAGCTGCTTTGCTCCCATTTTGGTTCTTGGAGGAAGCAAAGCAAAATTCGAAGAAGAGATTTTTTTGGATATTAAATCTGCACTGGAAGCAGGGGCAAAGGGGATAATTATGGGGCGGAATATATATCGCCATTCCAATATTGCTCGTTTTTGTGAAGCGATATCTATTGTCATTCATGACAATGCTTCTGTTGCCGAAGCTCTTTCCATATTGAAATAG
- a CDS encoding APC family permease codes for MKIKENEKLGLGSCVTILVGGCIGSAIFSLSGMTMYYAGPAALITWFVAALILGLYGIQVAELSIRYPKSGGVFVFPAKAMGKNEREGKVWGFISAWGYVISNIIAVAFSAIYVAVYLGVGFQALAGFRIPLAIISIVICTALNLIKVTSAGKYNNVLVALLVITMLTFVSIAMFAGRWNPQNMVPFFTQGAKGVAGFIQAIPNAMVGYGSVVAIAFMVGEVENPNRTVPKSLAISLILVVLLYQLMILGTMGNITTEFLIKNPGMRFIPMFAAAFTSLNMFPWLSKLISISALLALLTTMLVVGFLNARAVCSMANAKMLPAFFGKVNKNGVPSTACLTLSACTIVLSCFPSITELLVNLGSISAAITIVIVCFSLIASRKKLPHVEGNYAAPGGNIVSILTIILILVCYIPAIFNGSVYMWLFTFILYGIGGIIMFIMMKKNKAD; via the coding sequence ATGAAAATAAAAGAAAACGAAAAATTGGGTTTAGGCTCATGTGTAACTATTCTTGTCGGAGGCTGTATCGGAAGTGCTATCTTTTCGCTTTCAGGTATGACTATGTATTATGCGGGGCCCGCAGCTCTGATTACATGGTTTGTTGCTGCCTTGATTTTAGGCTTGTATGGGATTCAGGTTGCTGAACTATCAATTCGATATCCTAAATCGGGAGGTGTATTTGTATTTCCTGCAAAAGCAATGGGTAAAAATGAGCGTGAAGGAAAAGTATGGGGATTTATTTCTGCTTGGGGCTATGTTATTTCCAATATAATTGCAGTAGCTTTCTCAGCTATTTATGTAGCTGTATACTTGGGAGTCGGTTTTCAAGCTCTAGCCGGATTTAGAATCCCATTGGCAATTATTTCTATTGTTATATGTACGGCTCTTAACTTAATAAAAGTTACAAGTGCAGGAAAGTACAATAATGTGTTGGTAGCTTTACTTGTGATAACAATGCTCACTTTTGTAAGTATTGCTATGTTTGCCGGTAGATGGAATCCTCAAAACATGGTTCCTTTTTTTACACAAGGTGCTAAAGGAGTAGCCGGTTTTATTCAAGCTATTCCTAATGCTATGGTTGGGTATGGCTCTGTAGTAGCCATTGCCTTCATGGTTGGAGAAGTAGAAAATCCAAATCGAACAGTTCCTAAATCGTTAGCTATCTCTCTTATTCTTGTTGTTCTTTTATATCAACTTATGATTCTGGGAACAATGGGAAATATTACCACGGAATTTTTAATTAAGAATCCCGGTATGAGATTTATACCTATGTTTGCTGCAGCTTTTACATCTCTTAATATGTTCCCATGGCTTTCAAAGCTCATTTCTATTTCTGCATTGCTCGCCTTATTGACGACAATGCTTGTTGTCGGGTTCTTAAATGCTCGTGCTGTATGTTCAATGGCAAATGCAAAAATGCTGCCGGCATTTTTTGGTAAAGTCAATAAAAACGGGGTTCCATCCACAGCCTGTCTTACCTTGTCAGCATGTACAATTGTACTAAGTTGTTTTCCAAGCATTACAGAGTTATTGGTAAATTTAGGATCAATTTCAGCAGCAATCACTATAGTTATTGTGTGTTTTTCGTTGATAGCATCTCGAAAAAAACTACCTCATGTAGAAGGTAATTATGCTGCTCCCGGAGGAAATATTGTTTCAATATTGACGATTATTCTGATATTAGTTTGTTATATACCTGCTATTTTTAATGGCAGTGTATATATGTGGCTATTCACATTTATTTTATATGGTATCGGCGGAATTATTATGTTTATAATGATGAAAAAAAATAAGGCTGATTAG
- a CDS encoding glycine/sarcosine/betaine reductase component B subunit — protein sequence MDDMVLIRQYFDVKDVKFGDKCCFSDGILTISEDELNEVAKDLFNAVKGFRLEITHPGENARIIHVLDTLASMVKLEGEGQQYSGFFGTPFTVGRGITNIFSGFSVMESADLPWDETNASSGLLYPRDAIIEIAGDYAQYTPFSEMHNLVIVYDLNEGKSAMEYDNDIRLIAIKISTYLAELTRTLKPDRTETFQTLQNNSSLPNVVLVWQCQNQGPYANTFLYGLPIYDIVPTILHPNEMLDGCIVSGNYVWPAFKVPTYLHVNHPILLDLYRRHGKDLWFKGVILCRSHNPSNWHKQRCASHCVKLAQMLKADGLVMAWEGGGNACVDGMYTIQTAENHGIMASTITFEFGGKDGTEGVLLVDHFPEADAVCTGGSIEKPVYLKQVKRVVGGDTFRLNKESGGFFPPSNNELVLDNTTHLYLGGNQCGYSKIFAEAY from the coding sequence ATGGATGATATGGTTTTAATTCGTCAGTATTTTGATGTTAAAGATGTTAAGTTTGGGGATAAATGCTGCTTTTCTGATGGAATTTTAACAATTTCCGAGGATGAATTGAATGAAGTTGCCAAAGACTTATTTAATGCTGTTAAAGGGTTTAGATTGGAGATTACCCATCCCGGAGAAAATGCTCGAATAATTCATGTTTTAGATACACTTGCTTCTATGGTAAAGCTTGAAGGAGAAGGACAGCAATATTCCGGTTTTTTTGGAACACCTTTTACTGTAGGGCGTGGCATAACAAATATCTTTTCAGGTTTTTCAGTTATGGAGAGTGCTGATCTTCCATGGGATGAGACTAATGCATCAAGCGGGTTATTGTATCCGCGTGATGCTATAATTGAAATAGCCGGAGACTATGCTCAATATACTCCATTTTCTGAAATGCACAATCTAGTGATAGTATATGATTTAAATGAAGGAAAATCCGCAATGGAATATGACAATGATATCCGTCTGATAGCCATTAAAATATCTACATATCTTGCGGAGCTTACCAGAACTCTTAAACCTGATCGTACCGAAACATTTCAAACTTTACAAAACAACAGCTCTCTTCCAAATGTTGTTTTGGTATGGCAATGCCAAAATCAAGGGCCATATGCTAATACTTTTTTATATGGACTGCCTATTTATGATATTGTCCCGACTATCCTACATCCTAATGAGATGCTTGATGGTTGCATAGTAAGCGGTAATTATGTTTGGCCGGCTTTTAAGGTACCGACATATTTACATGTTAATCATCCGATTTTATTGGATTTATATCGCCGGCATGGTAAGGATCTATGGTTCAAAGGAGTTATTTTATGCCGAAGTCATAATCCAAGTAACTGGCATAAACAAAGATGCGCCAGTCATTGTGTTAAACTTGCACAAATGCTTAAAGCGGACGGATTAGTAATGGCGTGGGAAGGCGGCGGAAATGCCTGCGTTGACGGTATGTATACTATTCAAACAGCAGAAAACCATGGAATTATGGCTTCAACGATTACATTTGAATTTGGAGGGAAAGACGGCACTGAAGGCGTTTTGCTTGTTGATCACTTTCCGGAAGCAGATGCAGTTTGTACAGGAGGTTCTATTGAAAAACCTGTATATCTCAAACAGGTTAAGCGTGTTGTTGGAGGAGATACATTTCGGCTTAATAAAGAATCCGGAGGTTTTTTCCCTCCTTCAAATAATGAATTGGTTTTGGATAATACAACACATCTTTATTTAGGCGGAAATCAGTGCGGCTATAGCAAAATATTTGCTGAAGCTTACTGA